From Candidatus Zymogenaceae bacterium, the proteins below share one genomic window:
- a CDS encoding LacI family DNA-binding transcriptional regulator, whose amino-acid sequence MKQEQRGLRQIHMTDEKQKKNGTLEDIARLCNLSISSVSRVLNNEPGVSAPTRRRVLETAQKLQYTPRKRKRPLTRSMLNLAVVVPEERELSENPFFNIPELLGAINEAFMDEKKRVEVVSISDFQAYVDNDIQEIDGIILAYRSVERDVRERFQEQGIPYIFLSRMIEGENYVACNYYKAFVELGKHLTGLGHKRIGYLGNEDNPNNIDRNRGYHTALLEAGIDASDEVVVHLQDIFAVDRACAEYFIEHFCDAVMCFNDYMAIRLIHQLDEMGITVPEGISITGFDDSPLRRVFRPRLTTVKQPTYAMGFLASRWLRDNILNRSHRALRVEVDGKLLIGESVFSRVEGDGL is encoded by the coding sequence ATGAAACAGGAACAGCGAGGGCTCAGACAGATTCATATGACGGACGAAAAACAAAAGAAGAACGGCACGCTGGAGGATATCGCCCGGTTGTGTAATCTCTCGATCAGCTCCGTATCCCGGGTGCTGAACAACGAGCCGGGGGTCTCCGCGCCCACCCGGCGCCGGGTGCTGGAGACGGCCCAGAAGCTGCAGTACACCCCCCGGAAGCGAAAGCGGCCGCTGACCCGCTCGATGCTCAACCTGGCCGTGGTGGTGCCCGAAGAGCGGGAGCTGTCGGAAAATCCGTTTTTCAATATTCCCGAACTTCTGGGGGCCATCAACGAGGCCTTCATGGACGAGAAGAAACGGGTGGAGGTCGTCTCCATCTCCGATTTTCAGGCCTATGTGGACAACGATATCCAGGAGATCGACGGGATCATCCTGGCATATCGCAGCGTGGAGCGTGATGTCCGGGAGCGTTTTCAAGAGCAGGGTATTCCATATATCTTTCTCAGCCGGATGATCGAGGGCGAAAACTACGTCGCCTGCAACTACTACAAGGCCTTTGTCGAGCTGGGGAAACACCTGACGGGTCTGGGACACAAAAGGATCGGCTATCTGGGAAACGAAGACAATCCGAACAACATCGATCGCAATCGGGGATATCATACCGCGCTGCTCGAGGCGGGGATAGATGCCTCCGATGAGGTTGTAGTACATCTTCAGGATATTTTCGCCGTTGATCGGGCGTGCGCCGAGTATTTTATCGAACACTTCTGCGACGCGGTGATGTGCTTCAACGATTACATGGCGATTCGCCTGATTCATCAACTGGATGAGATGGGGATTACGGTGCCGGAGGGGATATCGATTACCGGATTCGACGACTCGCCCCTCAGAAGGGTCTTTCGCCCCCGGCTGACCACCGTGAAGCAGCCGACCTATGCTATGGGATTTCTCGCGTCCCGATGGCTTCGAGACAATATCCTCAACAGGAGCCACCGCGCCCTCCGTGTGGAGGTGGACGGAAAGCTCCTTATCGGTGAGAGCGTGTTTTCAAGGGTAGAAGGTGACGGCCTCTAA
- the uxaC gene encoding glucuronate isomerase, whose amino-acid sequence MTPFIHERFLLEGDAAQNLYREYAKPEPIIDYHNHLPPQDIAQNTRFSNIAEMWLARDHYKWRAMRTNGVDERLVTGDAPWREKFRAWAATVPMTLRNPLYHWTHLELSRYFGIDILLSPDTADEIYDRANEMLATDGFGARDLIARMNVTHLCTTDDPTDTLEYHEGYARRQNRPFEMYPAWRPDRALMVEDPRRFNEWVNALEAAADRSIGDFSSFLEALKVRHEFFHINGCRVSDYGLTEIDAGAESDRIAGKAFMKARRNKSLTAGEAATYRSTMLVHLSRLDHDRGWVQQFHIGALRNVNSRLFRTLGPDVGVDSIGDFRHARALAELLDRLDREGRLAKTVIYPINPTDNEVVATMIGNFQDGSTPGKLQFGSAWWFMDQKDGIENQLNILSATGLLSRFIGMTTDSRSVLSFPRHEYFRRILCNLIGGDMERGLIPNDMDLVGSLIKGVCYDNAARYFGFKEGVFR is encoded by the coding sequence ATGACACCTTTCATCCATGAACGATTTCTGCTTGAGGGCGATGCGGCACAGAATTTGTATCGTGAGTACGCAAAACCTGAGCCGATTATCGACTACCACAACCACCTTCCTCCGCAAGACATCGCCCAAAACACACGCTTTTCGAACATCGCCGAGATGTGGCTCGCCCGGGATCATTACAAGTGGCGGGCGATGAGGACCAACGGCGTTGACGAGAGACTCGTTACCGGCGACGCACCGTGGCGGGAAAAATTCCGCGCCTGGGCCGCCACCGTCCCTATGACCCTCAGGAATCCGCTCTATCACTGGACCCACCTGGAATTGTCCCGCTATTTCGGAATCGACATCCTCCTCTCTCCGGACACCGCCGACGAGATTTACGATCGGGCAAACGAGATGCTTGCCACAGACGGCTTCGGGGCGAGGGACCTAATCGCGAGGATGAACGTCACACACTTGTGCACCACCGACGATCCCACCGACACCCTTGAGTATCACGAAGGCTACGCCCGGCGGCAGAACCGGCCCTTCGAGATGTACCCGGCGTGGCGGCCGGATCGGGCATTGATGGTTGAGGACCCCCGCCGCTTCAACGAGTGGGTGAACGCCCTGGAGGCCGCGGCGGACCGGTCAATCGGCGACTTCTCATCGTTTCTCGAGGCACTCAAGGTGCGGCACGAATTTTTCCACATCAATGGATGTCGGGTGTCCGACTACGGCCTGACGGAGATCGACGCGGGCGCCGAAAGCGATCGCATCGCCGGGAAGGCATTCATGAAGGCGAGGCGAAACAAGTCCCTCACCGCCGGTGAGGCGGCGACGTATCGATCGACGATGCTTGTGCATCTCAGCCGCCTCGATCACGATCGGGGCTGGGTGCAGCAGTTTCACATCGGCGCCCTCAGGAACGTCAACTCCCGGCTCTTCAGAACGCTGGGGCCGGACGTGGGGGTGGATTCCATCGGGGACTTCCGGCACGCTCGCGCCCTGGCGGAATTATTGGATCGACTTGATCGGGAAGGACGCCTGGCGAAGACCGTCATCTACCCGATCAATCCCACCGACAACGAGGTGGTCGCCACCATGATCGGCAACTTCCAGGACGGATCAACCCCGGGGAAGCTCCAGTTCGGCAGCGCCTGGTGGTTCATGGATCAGAAGGACGGGATCGAAAACCAGCTCAATATTCTTTCGGCGACGGGACTCCTCTCGCGCTTTATCGGCATGACCACCGACTCCCGGAGCGTGCTTTCTTTCCCCCGCCACGAGTATTTTAGGAGAATCCTCTGTAACCTCATCGGCGGGGACATGGAAAGGGGCCTGATTCCGAACGATATGGATCTTGTCGGATCGTTGATCAAGGGGGTCTGTTACGACAACGCCGCCCGATATTTCGGATTCAAAGAAGGGGTGTTCCGATAA
- a CDS encoding class I SAM-dependent methyltransferase: MKIQAKIKQRIIRLALKYPRVTDFVLAPFIYVSGRLLRFIRREGIVNFPRAKNILMNLGVFPIFNHYYEPRFDNRDPKYPFSQDRILPGIDWNITGQLALLDTFTFSEELLHVPETRPETLEFFMNNATFGSGDAEYWYQLIRSIQPGKIYEIGSGNSTLMAIKALRKNRETDPGYECRHVCIEPYEMPWLEQTGVTVIRRRVEDIELDFFYELDENDILFIDSSHIIKPQGDVLFEYLSLLPSLKKGVIVHVHDIFSPKDYPKKWLEGEVKFWNEQYLLEAFLSHNKSWKIIGALNYLKHNHYDRIQSIAPFITPSREPGSFYIQKIL, from the coding sequence ATGAAAATTCAGGCAAAGATAAAGCAGAGAATCATAAGACTTGCATTGAAGTATCCACGGGTGACGGATTTTGTATTGGCGCCTTTTATATACGTTTCGGGGCGGCTGCTCAGATTTATACGGCGGGAAGGCATCGTGAATTTTCCCCGGGCAAAGAATATTTTGATGAATCTCGGAGTCTTTCCTATTTTTAATCATTACTATGAACCCCGGTTTGATAATCGAGATCCGAAATACCCGTTTTCACAGGATAGAATCCTGCCGGGGATCGACTGGAACATCACAGGCCAGCTCGCATTGCTCGATACATTCACCTTTTCGGAAGAGCTGTTGCATGTGCCGGAAACCAGGCCGGAAACCCTCGAGTTTTTCATGAACAACGCGACGTTTGGATCGGGGGACGCCGAATATTGGTACCAGCTCATTCGCTCGATACAACCGGGGAAAATCTATGAGATCGGCAGCGGGAACTCGACCCTCATGGCGATAAAGGCCCTCCGAAAAAACCGGGAGACAGATCCGGGATATGAGTGCCGGCACGTATGTATCGAGCCGTATGAAATGCCCTGGCTCGAGCAGACCGGCGTGACGGTTATCAGGAGGAGAGTCGAAGATATTGAATTGGATTTCTTCTATGAACTGGATGAAAATGATATTTTATTTATCGACTCATCACATATCATCAAGCCACAGGGCGATGTGCTCTTCGAGTATCTGAGCCTGTTGCCAAGTCTCAAGAAAGGAGTCATCGTTCATGTGCATGATATATTTTCGCCAAAAGACTACCCAAAAAAATGGCTGGAAGGTGAAGTGAAGTTTTGGAACGAGCAATATCTGTTGGAGGCCTTTCTTTCGCACAACAAAAGCTGGAAGATCATAGGCGCACTGAATTACCTGAAGCACAACCATTACGATCGGATACAATCAATCGCGCCTTTTATAACACCCTCACGGGAACCCGGATCATTTTACATACAGAAGATACTCTGA
- a CDS encoding sulfotransferase, with protein sequence MNNSRIPHENKAIIVLGMHRSGTSAIAAGLEAMGFALGKKYVTIQYDNQKGYFENEDVVSFDDHLLQFLNSRWDNPFFDGRRALADCEEHELAPWYEEADAIIRENFSGYSRWAVKDPRMCQLLSFWTSVLERNGYLGTDTYYIHVLRHPLEVAHSQLQRHRKNPGFHYIGGDLRQTVLLWLSSHLQALREVNSDNNIAILFTDLLEEPALQMERIIRFLDIDISRDSLKEYLDDFLERSLKHHTLDESENDQLKKKYPEAVYVYDALSRLSKENSFDRDDIQNILKNIDSYAHALDLFHPMYPLLSVAWYDWQDMIERHREVMTSYTWRMANKLRNSLIGIPGMKTLFGVLKKIYDFFSGRAMEENGCLVVHLIHTQKTADDERSITRRQTSV encoded by the coding sequence ATGAATAATTCCCGCATACCGCATGAGAATAAGGCGATCATCGTCCTGGGCATGCATCGTTCGGGAACGTCCGCCATAGCCGCGGGCCTGGAGGCGATGGGCTTTGCGCTTGGGAAGAAGTATGTAACCATACAATATGACAATCAGAAGGGGTATTTCGAAAACGAGGATGTTGTCTCGTTTGACGATCACCTGTTGCAGTTTCTGAATTCCAGATGGGATAATCCCTTTTTCGACGGAAGAAGAGCTCTCGCGGACTGTGAGGAACACGAGCTTGCCCCGTGGTATGAAGAGGCCGATGCGATTATCAGGGAGAATTTTTCGGGTTATTCTCGATGGGCCGTAAAGGATCCCCGTATGTGTCAATTGCTCTCATTCTGGACCAGTGTATTGGAAAGAAACGGGTATTTGGGGACGGATACATACTACATCCACGTGTTGAGACATCCGCTTGAAGTGGCGCATTCTCAATTGCAGCGTCACAGGAAAAATCCGGGATTTCATTATATCGGCGGTGACCTCCGGCAAACCGTTTTACTGTGGCTTTCCTCTCATCTCCAGGCCCTTCGCGAGGTCAACTCGGACAACAACATCGCAATTTTATTCACCGACCTCCTCGAAGAACCGGCCCTTCAGATGGAACGGATCATCCGATTTCTCGATATCGATATCTCTCGGGATTCGCTCAAGGAATATCTCGATGATTTTCTTGAAAGGAGTTTAAAGCACCATACTCTGGATGAAAGCGAGAACGACCAATTGAAGAAAAAGTACCCGGAAGCCGTATATGTCTACGACGCCTTATCGAGATTATCGAAGGAGAATTCCTTTGATCGAGATGACATTCAAAATATCTTAAAGAATATAGATTCCTACGCACACGCTCTTGATCTCTTCCATCCCATGTATCCGCTGCTCTCCGTTGCCTGGTACGACTGGCAGGACATGATTGAAAGACACAGAGAGGTGATGACCAGTTATACCTGGAGAATGGCGAACAAGCTCAGAAACAGCCTTATCGGCATTCCCGGCATGAAGACGCTGTTCGGTGTTCTCAAAAAAATCTACGACTTTTTTTCCGGAAGGGCTATGGAGGAAAACGGGTGTCTTGTCGTACACCTGATACATACACAAAAAACCGCCGACGACGAGAGAAGCATCACGCGGCGACAGACCTCCGTTTGA